Proteins co-encoded in one Meiothermus sp. genomic window:
- a CDS encoding anhydro-N-acetylmuramic acid kinase — protein sequence MRVLGLMSGTSVDAVDLVLAELEGRPPKLDWRVLRHKEAPFPAELRAQIIRTLKSQATTREVALLHHAMGRFYAEAAADFKGQVDLVASHGQTVWHEPPHATLQIGEPAYLAETLGVPVVSDFRPSDLALGGEGAPFVPYADLLLYGEKGVRRAIHNIGGISNLTYLPADLDPNKVLAFDTGPGNALLDEAAGRLGLMQDTGGKVAASGKVDTLLVERWLTHPYFDRKPPKSTGREIWNLETLDEDAALPPQSLLATLTEFTARSIAKAYQDFVLPLGLDEIWVAGGGAYNTTLMQHLKRLLPVPIYTFEEKGFDSKHREALCFAVLGYLRFLERPNILKQTTGASRNAIAGKITLPSAGSI from the coding sequence ATGCGCGTTTTGGGTCTGATGTCCGGCACTTCGGTGGACGCGGTGGATTTGGTGCTGGCCGAGCTGGAGGGTCGGCCGCCAAAGCTCGACTGGCGGGTACTTCGCCACAAAGAAGCCCCTTTCCCAGCCGAGCTGCGCGCCCAGATCATCCGCACCCTGAAGTCGCAGGCCACGACCCGCGAGGTGGCCCTGCTGCACCATGCCATGGGTCGTTTCTATGCAGAAGCGGCTGCCGATTTCAAAGGCCAGGTAGACCTGGTGGCCTCCCACGGACAGACCGTCTGGCACGAACCCCCCCACGCCACCTTGCAAATTGGCGAGCCCGCCTATCTGGCGGAGACCCTGGGCGTACCGGTGGTCTCCGATTTCCGCCCCTCCGACCTGGCCCTGGGCGGGGAAGGTGCACCCTTTGTGCCCTATGCCGACCTGCTGCTATACGGAGAAAAAGGCGTTCGCCGGGCCATCCACAACATCGGGGGCATCTCCAACCTCACCTACCTGCCTGCCGACCTAGACCCCAACAAGGTACTGGCCTTTGACACCGGCCCTGGCAATGCCCTGCTCGACGAAGCCGCGGGTCGTTTGGGGCTGATGCAAGACACAGGCGGCAAGGTTGCGGCTTCGGGCAAGGTAGATACGCTGCTGGTAGAGCGCTGGCTGACCCATCCCTACTTCGACCGCAAACCGCCCAAATCCACGGGGCGCGAGATCTGGAATCTGGAAACGCTAGACGAGGATGCAGCCTTACCCCCCCAAAGCCTGCTGGCCACCCTGACCGAGTTCACCGCGCGTTCCATCGCCAAAGCCTACCAGGACTTTGTGCTACCTCTGGGCCTCGACGAAATCTGGGTGGCTGGCGGCGGGGCCTACAACACCACCCTCATGCAGCATCTCAAGCGGCTTTTGCCGGTTCCCATATATACCTTCGAGGAAAAGGGCTTCGACTCCAAGCACCGAGAGGCTCTTTGTTTTGCGGTACTGGGGTATCTGCGCTTCCTCGAGCGCCCCAACATCCTAAAACAGACCACCGGTGCAAGCCGGAATGCCATTGCGGGCAAAATAACCCTGCCCTCTGCCGGCTCAATATGA
- the recG gene encoding ATP-dependent DNA helicase RecG: MDREEHVTREELKARLIRPIARELADGAQDRVVAGGLEKLIQNLGQPFPEVGWVLAGYRQMDVETRKEQLKKALELLGEQVAESRPQRLEPPQAVPGTRSPALDSVSFDTPVEALNLGPGGRKKLAELGIRALRDLLHYYPRRYEDRRTLQSIREVEDGAKATVVGKVLSRELVKTPKKGLQLVQVRFMDAWGWKFTGVWFNQPWVLKQMPEGASIVLSGRVQKRGGVTSLMVEYFEDEGGESLSTGRIVPVYPAKEGVGQAFLRRAAWRALEAFQTIPDPLEPYLKQASLIPLDKALRQAHFPSSEEQLEQALQRLKFDEFLLLELKVMIESGGSALLGRIFRVTPEMLERFRAALPFTLTGAQERVLSEILADMQSERQMARLVQGDVGSGKTAVAAAALFVAAQNGAQGALMAPTEILAKQHFENLTRYLYPLGVSVDLLVGSMSNGEKRSVLERLKSGQTQVVVGTHALIQDGVAFHDLGLAVIDEEHRFGVMQRRRLLGQRPDVLVMSATPIPRSLALTLYGDLEVSQIDELPPGRTPVRTKILIQKTRTQAYAFARQEIKKGHQVFVVTPMIEEGESEATAELAAATRLREELEILLPDVRIDLLHGKMKAEEKDAVMERFKQGAFDLLVSTTVIEVGVDIPQATVMIIENAERFGLAQLHQLRGRVGRGGLESYCILIAGETSKRTMERLRVIEESTDGFYIAEQDLRLRGPGELRGTRQSGMPDLRLGDLASDQAIIEQSRALAKAILEADPYLERPEHAPLKRELQARAEAIGFREVI, translated from the coding sequence ATGGATAGAGAGGAGCACGTGACCCGCGAAGAGCTCAAAGCCCGCCTCATCCGCCCCATCGCGCGCGAACTGGCCGACGGCGCCCAGGATCGGGTGGTGGCCGGGGGCCTGGAAAAGCTGATTCAGAACCTGGGCCAGCCCTTCCCAGAGGTGGGGTGGGTGCTGGCCGGGTACCGCCAGATGGATGTCGAAACCCGCAAAGAGCAACTGAAAAAAGCCCTCGAGCTGCTGGGGGAACAGGTCGCCGAAAGTAGACCCCAGCGCCTCGAGCCCCCCCAAGCCGTGCCCGGTACCCGAAGTCCGGCGCTGGATAGTGTGTCCTTCGACACCCCCGTGGAAGCCCTGAACCTGGGGCCTGGGGGCAGAAAAAAGCTGGCCGAGCTGGGCATCCGGGCCCTGCGCGACCTGCTGCACTACTACCCCCGCCGCTACGAAGACCGGCGCACCTTGCAGAGCATCCGCGAGGTCGAGGACGGTGCTAAAGCCACAGTGGTGGGTAAGGTGTTGAGCCGGGAGCTGGTCAAAACCCCCAAAAAGGGCCTACAACTGGTGCAGGTGCGCTTCATGGACGCCTGGGGCTGGAAGTTTACCGGTGTCTGGTTCAACCAGCCCTGGGTGCTCAAGCAGATGCCCGAGGGAGCCAGTATCGTCCTGTCGGGGCGGGTGCAGAAGCGCGGGGGCGTTACCTCGCTGATGGTGGAGTACTTCGAGGACGAAGGCGGCGAGTCGCTCTCCACCGGGCGCATTGTGCCGGTTTACCCTGCCAAGGAAGGCGTCGGGCAGGCTTTTTTGCGGCGGGCGGCCTGGCGGGCCCTCGAGGCCTTCCAAACCATACCCGACCCCCTCGAGCCCTACCTAAAGCAAGCATCGCTGATACCCCTGGACAAAGCCCTGCGGCAGGCCCACTTCCCCAGTTCGGAAGAACAGCTCGAGCAGGCCCTCCAGCGTCTCAAGTTCGACGAGTTTTTGCTACTGGAGCTCAAGGTGATGATCGAGTCCGGGGGCTCGGCGCTTCTGGGCCGGATCTTCCGGGTTACCCCGGAGATGCTCGAGCGCTTCCGCGCCGCCCTGCCGTTTACCCTGACCGGCGCGCAGGAACGGGTGCTCTCGGAAATCCTGGCCGATATGCAGTCCGAACGGCAGATGGCCCGGCTGGTGCAGGGCGACGTGGGCTCGGGCAAGACCGCGGTGGCCGCCGCCGCGCTCTTTGTGGCGGCCCAGAACGGGGCCCAGGGGGCTCTGATGGCCCCTACCGAAATCCTAGCCAAGCAGCACTTCGAGAACCTCACCCGCTACCTCTACCCGCTGGGGGTTTCGGTGGATTTGCTGGTGGGCTCCATGTCGAATGGTGAGAAAAGGAGCGTGCTGGAGCGGCTCAAAAGCGGCCAGACCCAGGTGGTGGTGGGCACCCATGCCCTCATCCAGGATGGGGTGGCCTTCCACGACCTGGGCCTGGCGGTGATTGATGAGGAACACCGCTTCGGCGTAATGCAGCGCCGCCGGCTGCTAGGCCAGCGCCCCGACGTGCTGGTGATGTCGGCCACCCCCATCCCCCGCTCGCTGGCCCTCACCCTCTACGGCGACCTCGAGGTCTCCCAGATCGACGAACTCCCCCCCGGCCGCACCCCCGTCCGCACCAAAATCCTCATCCAGAAAACCCGCACCCAGGCCTACGCCTTTGCCCGGCAGGAGATAAAAAAGGGCCACCAGGTCTTCGTGGTCACCCCCATGATCGAAGAGGGCGAGTCGGAGGCCACCGCCGAACTGGCCGCGGCCACCCGGCTGCGCGAGGAGCTGGAAATTCTTCTTCCCGACGTGCGCATCGACCTGCTGCACGGCAAGATGAAGGCCGAGGAAAAGGACGCGGTCATGGAACGCTTCAAACAAGGGGCCTTCGACCTTTTGGTCTCAACCACCGTGATCGAAGTGGGGGTGGATATTCCCCAGGCCACCGTGATGATCATCGAAAACGCCGAACGCTTCGGGCTGGCCCAGTTGCACCAGTTGCGCGGGCGGGTGGGGCGGGGGGGACTGGAATCCTACTGCATCCTGATTGCCGGCGAAACCTCCAAGCGCACCATGGAGCGCCTGCGGGTTATCGAGGAATCCACCGACGGCTTCTACATCGCCGAGCAAGACCTCCGGCTGCGCGGCCCCGGCGAGCTGCGGGGAACCCGCCAGTCGGGCATGCCCGACCTGCGGCTGGGCGACCTGGCCTCCGACCAGGCCATCATCGAGCAAAGCCGGGCCTTAGCCAAGGCCATCCTGGAGGCCGACCCCTACCTCGAGCGGCCCGAGCACGCCCCTTTAAAGCGCGAACTCCAGGCCCGGGCCGAGGCCATCGGCTTCCGCGAGGTGATTTAG
- a CDS encoding serine hydrolase translates to MLKKASQIVQSAVESGRIPGVALGVVGLDGASEMFCSGVKHLQKPEPIDPDTLFDLASLTKVLFTVPQVLHLVEEGLADLDDPLSSFLPELAWMQGSELPCRTLRQLLTHVAGLPAWEAIYIWGGEVHTLKHRVLQHRWEVGPVGAHVYSDIGYILLGLVLERVRGQDLDVFALPEGLVFNPPNPAQCAATEHDPWRGRVLQGEVHDENCFALGGATGHAGLFGSLKGVLAYVHRLMKDEVLSPAALAEMRCPQHAERALGWQIPNLAFSGGSLCSRQTLGHTGFTGTGVWMDFERGYAWVLLTNRVHPSRHRETGIVELRRAVGNAIAAAWKG, encoded by the coding sequence ATGCTAAAAAAGGCTTCGCAGATTGTTCAGAGTGCGGTTGAATCGGGGCGAATACCGGGGGTTGCGTTGGGTGTGGTGGGCCTGGATGGGGCCTCGGAGATGTTTTGCAGCGGGGTCAAGCACCTGCAAAAGCCAGAACCGATAGACCCCGATACCCTTTTTGACCTGGCCAGCCTGACCAAGGTGCTCTTCACCGTGCCGCAGGTGCTGCATCTGGTGGAGGAGGGGCTGGCCGACCTGGACGACCCGCTCTCGAGCTTCCTGCCCGAGCTGGCCTGGATGCAGGGCAGCGAGCTGCCCTGCCGCACCCTAAGGCAGTTGCTAACGCATGTGGCCGGGCTGCCGGCCTGGGAAGCCATTTATATCTGGGGCGGGGAGGTTCATACCCTCAAGCACCGGGTTTTGCAGCACCGCTGGGAAGTGGGGCCGGTGGGCGCGCATGTGTACTCGGATATTGGCTACATCCTGCTGGGTTTGGTGCTGGAGCGTGTGCGGGGTCAGGATTTGGATGTTTTTGCCCTTCCGGAGGGCCTGGTCTTCAACCCCCCCAACCCCGCGCAGTGTGCCGCGACCGAGCACGACCCCTGGCGTGGGCGGGTTTTGCAGGGTGAGGTGCACGACGAAAACTGCTTTGCCCTGGGCGGAGCCACCGGGCACGCCGGGCTTTTTGGCAGCTTGAAGGGCGTTCTGGCCTACGTCCACCGTCTGATGAAGGACGAGGTGCTCTCCCCGGCGGCGCTGGCGGAGATGCGGTGTCCGCAGCATGCCGAGCGGGCTTTAGGCTGGCAGATTCCCAACCTGGCTTTTAGTGGGGGTAGCCTGTGCAGCCGCCAGACCCTGGGTCATACCGGATTTACCGGAACGGGGGTCTGGATGGATTTTGAGCGGGGCTATGCCTGGGTTTTGCTCACCAACCGGGTACACCCCAGCCGGCATCGGGAGACGGGCATTGTTGAACTGCGCCGGGCGGTGGGGAACGCCATTGCGGCAGCCTGGAAGGGCTGA
- a CDS encoding nucleoside phosphorylase: MADLYHIGFGPEDLGDNPPTLAILSGDPGRATQIAQTRLSQTKVLSENRGLNSYLGFLPSGRPIISATSGMGAPSLSIVVNELVQVGIRTIIRVGTSGSIQEDVRPGSVVISKAALCRQGAANDIAPPEYPASADPFLTVALVEAAQRLGVEYALGVTASVDTFYEGQERTGSANPHLLRALQGITEEYRNLRILNYEMEAGTLFKMGNVYGFAAACICGIIAQRTKAEQPILEAKDVAVQRAIDVAIEVAAQFA; this comes from the coding sequence ATGGCAGACCTCTATCACATCGGATTTGGGCCCGAAGACCTGGGCGACAACCCCCCTACACTGGCCATTCTGAGTGGCGACCCTGGCCGCGCAACCCAGATTGCCCAGACCAGGCTGAGTCAGACCAAGGTACTTTCGGAGAACCGCGGTTTGAACAGCTATCTGGGGTTTTTGCCCAGCGGACGCCCCATTATTTCGGCTACCAGCGGCATGGGCGCCCCCAGTTTGAGCATCGTGGTCAACGAGCTGGTACAGGTGGGCATCCGCACTATCATCCGGGTAGGCACCAGTGGTTCTATCCAGGAAGATGTAAGGCCCGGAAGCGTGGTCATTTCTAAGGCTGCTCTATGTCGCCAGGGGGCTGCCAACGATATTGCCCCGCCCGAGTATCCGGCCAGCGCCGACCCCTTCCTCACGGTGGCCCTGGTGGAGGCTGCCCAGCGTCTGGGTGTCGAGTATGCCCTGGGCGTTACCGCTTCGGTAGATACCTTTTATGAAGGACAGGAGCGCACCGGATCGGCCAACCCGCATCTATTACGGGCCCTACAGGGCATTACCGAGGAGTACCGCAACCTGAGAATACTCAATTATGAAATGGAGGCCGGCACGCTCTTTAAGATGGGGAACGTATATGGGTTTGCTGCAGCCTGCATCTGCGGCATTATCGCCCAGCGCACCAAGGCCGAGCAGCCCATCCTGGAAGCCAAAGACGTGGCGGTGCAGCGAGCCATCGACGTAGCCATCGAGGTAGCCGCGCAGTTTGCTTAG
- a CDS encoding M23 family metallopeptidase, which yields MPPRRHPVRYTLWLARTGAAPKTLSLPAWVPLAVVLILLVWSGLNLWLWQRTAEMRSLQIQLVSLSDQARKLNNQLAAERTRNNALSQDAQSILKQLQVLEAEINALRERAGMPKIKLTPTRNEGGGRGGDSKPVALEDVLQHASQQTKAFSQELSEVSPALNETLEREAAMPYGYPIRGHTRITSYFGYRRNPFGWGFEFHNGIDFPASYGAPVQVTGAGVVVEAGWKGPFGLAVVVDHGYGYRTLYGHLSSISVRVGQRLERGDVVGRVGSTGRSTGPHLHYTVFRNGSEVNPARHLD from the coding sequence ATGCCGCCCCGTCGACACCCTGTGCGCTACACCTTGTGGCTGGCCCGAACCGGTGCCGCCCCTAAAACCCTCTCGTTACCAGCGTGGGTTCCACTGGCGGTGGTACTTATACTGTTGGTCTGGAGCGGCCTGAACCTCTGGCTCTGGCAGCGCACTGCGGAGATGCGCAGCCTTCAAATTCAGTTGGTTAGCCTTTCAGATCAGGCCCGCAAGCTCAACAATCAGTTGGCTGCCGAACGTACCCGCAACAACGCGCTTAGCCAGGATGCCCAGAGCATCCTGAAGCAGCTCCAGGTGCTAGAGGCCGAAATAAACGCCTTGCGTGAACGGGCGGGAATGCCCAAAATCAAGCTTACGCCCACCCGCAACGAAGGGGGTGGGCGCGGGGGCGATTCGAAACCGGTAGCACTCGAGGACGTTTTGCAACATGCCAGCCAGCAAACCAAAGCTTTTTCCCAAGAGCTAAGCGAGGTATCTCCAGCGCTTAACGAAACCCTCGAGCGCGAGGCAGCCATGCCCTATGGCTACCCCATCCGCGGGCACACCCGCATCACCTCATACTTCGGTTACCGTCGCAACCCTTTCGGCTGGGGCTTTGAGTTTCATAACGGCATAGACTTCCCAGCTTCTTATGGCGCCCCCGTACAGGTTACTGGCGCCGGTGTGGTGGTGGAGGCCGGCTGGAAAGGGCCGTTTGGCCTGGCTGTGGTGGTAGATCATGGCTACGGTTACCGCACCTTGTATGGGCACCTGTCCTCTATCTCGGTGCGGGTGGGGCAGCGCCTCGAGCGCGGCGATGTGGTAGGGCGGGTAGGTTCGACAGGCCGCTCGACTGGGCCTCATCTGCACTACACGGTTTTCCGCAATGGGAGTGAGGTTAATCCCGCTCGTCATCTCGATTGA